CTAGAAAAAAGGATTTGGCAAATAATCtatattttttgcaattatttcgATAGCACTCATTTGTTTCTAAAATTAATGAATGTTTGGTACACGTAAATGTTCCTATATTTGCACAGTCTCTCTCAAAATGGTAGAAAATAACATGATAATAATGCAATTCGAGCGTAAAATAAACTTTACAATATAAACAGGATGTATAGAACAGTCTACAGTCTGTTTGGAAACTTTTAAGAGTAACATTCAAGCTTGCTTTGAATGATACAAGCACTTTAGCCCGTAAGACACAGTGATGCATATGAAGGGAGACTCCACACACAGCACCTGATACATTCTCCCTCTGAAAACAGACAAATACTTCTATTCATATTGTTGCAATGATCCGACTATCCTACTGATGCACTTGATGAGCCTTTCCTGCACAGAAGGGATCCATGAGATCTGCAACATCTCACCAGGCGCTGCTCTGAAAGACATTACCGGATCGAAGTGTACCCAAACAGGGCAGCGAGAGTGTCTTTGGTGGACAGACGCGAGCGGAGAGATAAAACACATGCCACTGTTCAGAGAGCAGAAGGGTTATGGAGTAAGAATGAGCATTTAAAGTGACTGCAGTGTACCGTGTGATTCTAGAATACCGTGAGCATCATTTATTGCTCTCAAGTGCAAAATGAGTGTTTTACATCAAgtaactaaaatgttttatttcaaacaCTTCGACAtcaaaacaggagaaaacatcaCAGCATTTGTGAATGAGGTCTGGAAAACCGTTGTGCATCCTCATTTATACCTGTCGTGTTATTTTCCGTTCCGTACCTGCCTTTACGTCACGTGACGTTTAATGAGCGTTTATTTGTCTGTTGCAAATACATCGTACGTATGCGAATCAGTAAATCGCTGAAGTACAAAACAACAGCACATCTGCTGTGTGTGCGGGCGAACATATCTGAACTGGAGAAGAAATATGTTTCAAAAAGAACAATGAAGCTCATTTTAGGTccattttaagcatttttattgttattttcatgacattttattcatgtcctccaccaaaatgtcaaataaaaaaaaaatattattaaaacgtTTTTATTCAAGATGGTGGTATTTATTGTGCCAccttcaatttattattatttaaactatatatatatatatatatatatatatatatatatatatatatatatatatatatatatatatttttttttttttggatgggtAAAAGTATTTATTTACGATGgtggttttattatttaaatggcattttttaaaagtatttattcacAATGGTATTATTTATCACAATACTGTATTATAGTCAGGAGAATCTGCTCTAAATCCCAATTGAGAAAAATGGGaatcgaaaaaaaaaaactcaaactaaAATATCCCAATGCATAATGGAAAATTGGAATTTAGGGGGGCAAATTtgtgttttcccccttttctccccaatttggaattccccatgcgctcttaagtcctcctggtggcgtAGTGAGTCACGTCAATcgaggtggcggaggacgaatctcagttgcctccacgtctgagaccgtcaatccacgcatcttatcacatgacttgttgagtgcgttaccatggagacgtacgTCGCAtgtttggaggcttcacgctattctccacggcatccacatacaactcaccacacgccccacccgagagcgagaaccgcattatagtgaccacaaggaggttaccccatgtgactctaccctccctagcaaccgggccaatttggttgcttaggagacctaactggagtcactggattcgtgactccaggtgtggtaatcagcgtctttactcactgagctacccagaccctggGGCAAAGTgcgcttaattgtcatgaaaataatgtcacaatattaaAAATTGTAATGGTCATAAAATAGGCTTCAATTTCTTCAATTGGACAAGCAAAAGCAACTTTATTACTGAATTCATAAAAGAACCGCAGCAGTGATCAGTGCCGGGTCGAATCACATGGGCAGGTCCGTGCTGTTGTGTCGAGTTTTCCTGGATGTGCCGTCGTCACGTGGCTGTGCTTTCTGCAGGCTGGACATAGCGGCCGTGCGTGCGATGTCTATAACCGTGTACAGCTCTGTCCGCCGCGTAGGGGTGGGTGGTAAGGGTGTGGTGGGTGTTTGAGGCCCACTGGAGTCCGATACTTTGTCCATCTCCAACTCAATGTAGTTGAGCTGCCGGAGCGGGTCGCCCACCCCGAGCCTTCGGAGGTCAAAGTTGAAGACTGTAGGTTGAGCGCTGGAACTTTGGAGGTTGTGCGCGCTGAACTGCACCGTGACGTTTTCTGTGTTGACGTAGTTGTGTTGGGGGTCGAAGGAATGTGGCAGATGAAATCCGTTGAGAGAGGGCGACTTGAGTTCCTCTTCGTCCTCTGCCTCGCTGTACGGTTTGCGAGTCTCCCACACGGGAGGCAATGCTGGCAAGTTCTCGTAGTTGAGCAGTGCAGTCCGCCTCTGGGCGGAGTTATTGGCGTTGTGGGTGTCGGGTAGAGGCACTGGGGGTCTGTTGCGTCTAGGAGGGGCCACTCCATTGTATTGCTCGTGCGACGCCTCCTTTCGCTCGTCGCTGTCATAACCGGTGTCGCAGTCTGTCCCGGATCCCGCGCAGCCATTTACGGTCTTTCCAGCATGTTTTACACTAGAACTGACCGCACCTAAGTCCTGCTCGCTGAAATCTCGCGGCCTCTCTTTAAGCAGCATTTGTCGCTGTACAGGGGTGGGGCCTAACACAAACGTAACACTCTCTGGCTCCAAAACCACCTGCGGTTCGACCTCATTGGGCGATGCTGGAATCGCGCTCTCTGAATTAGGCGTCTGGATTTCCAGAGGGGCGTGGCCACTGGTGCGACAGCGCCGCTCATCTTGCAGACCTGTTGTGTTGACATAAGTGTGCACCTGCAACGACAGTTCATACAATATTTATCAAAAGATGAAGAATATGAAATAGTAGTGCTGCTtacccatgcaaaactcaccgcCTAagtgctagggtgttgctatgttgttgctagggtactctgatTGGTTGCTTAACAGCCCAGGTTAAAAGAGCCAACcagttttgtgtatgtgtgaatgaaaGACCAACTCATGTTGCTCTGTGAGGATAAATTCCACATCGGTGCATCATTTTTGTCTTTGAATAAAATGCCCTTATTTTATCATGTCCCATTCATTAATTTCGACCTATTATTTTATGCAACAGAAATAACATATTTTAGATGATgataatatgcaaaatgacaaaaacatgcatgagatattttgaaacatgtataaactACTTCATGTATCAAACATGTTAGAGATGAATGTTTATGTGTAAGATTAAACAGAAGAAAACTGCCCTGAAAACCTGAATAGAATACACTGAATATACTGAATTAGCAGCTACGTTATAgaagtactcttttgtgaattctGTTTAGGATTTTGTGTTACATGTCATGTGTTTTTAAGTAAACAGCGTATTCACAAAGCAAGTTACACATTCTGACTAGTACGTAACTTAGTTTAAGTTCAGCTGCTCAATGGCTTCATTGTGcagatattacatttttgttgtggATATACTGTACCTGACTATTGTCACACATATacagtgtatacatatatacagtgtatatatatacactgtatatatatatatatatatatatatatatatatatatatatatatatatattagggcttctgatttaacgcgttaataacgtgcgattaattttacaaaaaattatgcgttaaaaaaataaactcatttaatcgcaatgctttcctgagaaatgcaaatttgtagtaccacctgtttactccagagggcagtaagtgaaacttcagctgtgtgggcaacgcgcagtttatacagtgaagaaaacaaacatccagaagcacaacacaaacatgcatctcagttgcctccgcttctgagaccgtcaatccccgcatctgatcacgtgactcgttgtgcacgacaccgcggagactcacagcacgtggaggctcatgctactctccacgatccacacacaactcaccacacgccccattgagagcgagaaccactaatcaccaccacgaggaggttaccccatgtgactctaccctccctagcaaccaggccaatttggttgcttaggagacctgactggagtcactcagcacgccctggattcgaactcacaactccaggtgtgatagtcagcgtcaaaacATGCTAGGCCCCCTAGTAAATATATTGCAGTATAATTGTTTTCTTgtcaaattttaattaaaaccgCTTGATTATTGCCATGACgcatttttttttgtctcatcATCGTTATCATAGACAAAGTCCCAAAAATCCTttgtatacaaatattttcatctATAGATTTAGCTTGAGTCCTCCCTATAATGTACAGTTAGTCTATacattttttcacctgttttatcgTCTGCTATGTAAGCAATAAATGCTTAGATTATAACAGCACcccttaaaaatatcaaaaaaatttACCATTTCATCATTTAGCAGTAGCGGGTGTGTTGACTCCTCCCCGACTGATGGTAACCTAGCACTGCCCACTGACGGGTGACGGCTCGAAGGCCGTGAGGAACTGTCGCCAAATGACGGGTAACGTCCGACTGCGTTTGCTACCGTTGGGACAGAGTAACCAGGAGCTAAGGAAAGAGCAGTAATGGGGTTAGTAAGGTCAGTATTACCGTGAGGACAGAAGTGTGTTTATGAGTATATTCTTACTGGTGGGAGTGTGTGGTGTGACTGGAAGCTCCGGCTCCTGCACTGGTTCCTCCACAACACTGATGCTGTTGTTGTGCATGATGTCCTGCAGCATGTTGAAGATGTCCTCAGCTCGCGCACACTTAAATGCAAATATACCTGTGGAGAAAGCGAGAGGGTTATGAGTAAACAacaccaacaaaacacacacgAACAAGAGCACAGGAATGGCCGGTGACCGCGAGGGGatgaggggctcctaaccgaccacctggagcggtcagggccgctgccaggagcGGAAGAGACCCCTTCCGTCCACtggaatgcggcggggcgttccgtccaccgggggctggaggactgcctccgatctgcccaggaaggcgcggctgttgtccgcTAGAGCgtggagtggctgaggaccaatctacggcatatcggagaaccggctaataaataatagtttaatatgaaactgaacaaaaagacaaacacacacacgtgtcggacagctgcccgtaactctctctcccTCGCACTGATGTCTCCGGtcgcccttatcc
This sequence is a window from Xyrauchen texanus isolate HMW12.3.18 chromosome 45, RBS_HiC_50CHRs, whole genome shotgun sequence. Protein-coding genes within it:
- the frs2a gene encoding fibroblast growth factor receptor substrate 2a — its product is MGSCCSCPEKEIIPDNHHNKFKVINVDDDGNELGSGVMELTEEELILHTRKRDAVKWPYLCLRRYGYDSNLFSFECGRRCQTGQGIFAFKCARAEDIFNMLQDIMHNNSISVVEEPVQEPELPVTPHTPTTPGYSVPTVANAVGRYPSFGDSSSRPSSRHPSVGSARLPSVGEESTHPLLLNDEMVHTYVNTTGLQDERRCRTSGHAPLEIQTPNSESAIPASPNEVEPQVVLEPESVTFVLGPTPVQRQMLLKERPRDFSEQDLGAVSSSVKHAGKTVNGCAGSGTDCDTGYDSDERKEASHEQYNGVAPPRRNRPPVPLPDTHNANNSAQRRTALLNYENLPALPPVWETRKPYSEAEDEEELKSPSLNGFHLPHSFDPQHNYVNTENVTVQFSAHNLQSSSAQPTVFNFDLRRLGVGDPLRQLNYIELEMDKVSDSSGPQTPTTPLPPTPTRRTELYTVIDIARTAAMSSLQKAQPRDDGTSRKTRHNSTDLPM